One Brachyspira hampsonii genomic window, CTATCCCCTTCTTTTCATTCCTAGCACCTAAATAAAAAAATGCTCCCGGTTTATTCTGAACAAAAAAAGAAAAATCTTCAGAACCTAAAGAAGGACTTAATTCTAATACTTTATTTTCACCCAACAACTTAGAAGCATTCTCTCTCACAATATTTGAAGCCTCTTTCCAATTTACAAGACTTGCAAAATAAACAGTTTCTATAAACTCCGCATCTCCATCAAATGAATTTGCTATAAACTTTATCATCTTTTTTATTCTTAACTTTACTTTCTCCATAATGCCTTCTTTTAAAGCTCTTATGGTACCTGTCATTTCAACATAATCGCATATTATATTTGTAGCAGTACCTCCATTAATAGTACCAACCGTAATAACTGCACTATCCTCTGCTGCAATATTCCTGCTTATTACTGTTTGTAAATCATTTATTATTTTTGATGCAATAACTATAGCATCAACTCCTCCTGAAGGGTTAGCACCATGACTGCTTCTTCCATAAACTTTTATTATAAAATCTAAACAGCTAGCATTAACTATATTATCGTTTATCTGTATATATCCGATATCAGCATTAGATGAAACATGGATACCATATATAACATTAACATTTTCTAGTGCATTATCTTTTATCATACGAAAAGCACCGCCTGTAGTTTCTTCTGCCGGCTGAAATATTAAACGAACATTGCAAGGAGGAATAATTTTTTCTTTATTATCAGTACTATTTGAAAATATATTTGCTATACCCATATTAATAGCAGTATGCACATCATGACCGCATGCATGACAGACACCTTTATTCTTAGAAGAATAATCACAATGTTTTAAATCTTCTATTGGAAGAGCATCAATATCCGCCCTAAAAGCAACTGTAAATTTTTTATCAATACCATCAATATCAGCTATAATACCTGTACCGGCAGATTTTGTTCTATGCCTTATATTATGAGATGTTAAATATTTAGATATTAATTCCATAGTTCTAAACTCTTCATTTGATAATTCAGGATTGGAATGCATATCTCTTCTTATGCTGATTAATTCTTTTTTTATGCTTTTTATTTTATTTTTTATTAAATCTAATTCTTCCATAAAACAACTTTTTAAATTTATTATATTGAAAAAATACTGCTTAAAAACTTTCCGACTCCATCTTCCTCATTAGAAAGAGCAATATAATCAGCTTTTTGTTTTACATTTTCTTCAGCATTTCCCATAGCGACACCAATACCAGAATACTCTATCATCTCTATATCATTAAAATTATCTCCAAAAGCAATAGTATCTTTTATATCTATTTTTTTAATTTCACATATTTTTTTTAATGCATTTCCTTTATTTGCTTCTTTATTTACAGCTTCTAAAAACAAAGTACCTGAAAAACAAGTGTGAACGCAATTTAACGAGTCAATTTCTTCTTTTAATTTTTCTAAAATATCCCTTTCTCCTAAAATAAGCATTTTATCAAATCTGTAATCATTGATATTTTCAAGTCCCGCAATTACATTAACTTTATTCTCTATTTGAACATAAGATTTTATTGGAAAATTTTCTTTTGAAACAATATATTTTCCATTATCATAAACATGCAGACATACATCGTATTTTTTTGATAATTCTATTATTTGTTTAGAAGCCTCTTCATCTAAAGTTTTTCTAAATATTATATTACCATCATTATCAGCAATAGAAGCTCCGTTAAAAATAATAGACAAATTATTATTTTCTAAAATTTCATTATAATTTTTTATTCCTTCATAAGGTCTTCCGCTTGATAATATGAAGTCTATATTATATTTATTAATAAGTTTCTTAATTATTTTTTGATTATATTCTGAAATTTCTTTATTGCTGTTAAGTAAAGTTCCGTCTAAGTCAGCAGCTATTAATTTAATTTTTTCTTTTGCTATATCTGATATATGCATTGTTTATTCCTCTAAATTAATTTTAATAAAAAGTAAATTTATATATTTTTTAAGTAAAAAAAATTGCATTTTAATATTTTATAATATATAATAAAAAACATGAATATTCAATATATTTATAATAATTTATGGCTAGAATCTACAAGCCAAGCCAACTAATATAATAATCTTTATTTTTAGAAATCATATAAACCTAACAGCCATTGTTAGGTATTTTTATTTTAAAAAAATTTTAAGGAGGAATAATGGATATCAAAACTATTAATAATTTTTTATGGTGGGTTCCATTTAAAGAAATAAGAAATTATCTAAAAAATGCTGTAAATGAAAATGTTTATTTAAATAATAAATATTCATTTTTAAAAAACATTATAGAAATAAATAATAATATAAAATTTAAAAGTCAATATGATCAAGATTTTTTAGTATATGAATATTTTAATGGTAAAAAAAATGGATTCTTTATAGATATAGGTGCACATAATGGTGAATGGATTAATAATACATATATATTTGAAAAATTAGGATGGAATGGTATTTGTATAGAAGCAGATCCTGATAATTTTGAACTTTTAAAAAAGAATAGAAAATGTTATACATATAATTTTGCTATTGATAGTGAAAATTCTGATAGTATTAAATTTATTAGATCTAAGGTAGATGCTTTAAATGTTTTAGAAAAACATTGCTCTGATGAGCATGCCAAAAGAATAAAATCTGAAGCAAAAATAGATAATTTAGAATATATAAATATTAAATCTATTACTTTTAATGATTTAATGAAGAATTATCATAGTGAAATAAAACATATAGATTTTTTATCTCTTGATATTGAAGGCGGAGAATTAGATATATTAAAGACTATAGATTTTAATACTTATAGTTTTGGGCTTTTAACCATTGAAAATAATGAAAAAGAAAATACACTAATTGACTTTATGAAAACTAAAGGATATAAAGTTTTAATTGATATAGGATGTGATATTTTATTTGTAAAAGAATAATATTATAACAATTTTATTATAAAAGCTGCTGTCTTTACTTTAAGATAGCAGCTTTCTTTTATATTATATATTTAATAACTTTTTATTTAAAATAATTCACACCATTTTCAAAAATATTGTAAATATCTTTTGTAATGATATTTTTGTATAAATTATTTGAGTATCTTTCGCTATGTCCCATTTTACCTAAAACTTTTCCATCTTCTGAAATTATACCTTCTATAGCATAAGCTGAACCATTAGGATTAAATCTAAACTCATTAGTAGGCTCTGATTCAAAGTTAACATATTGTGTGGCAACTTGTCCTTTTTTGATGAGTTCCTTTATAATATTTTCATCAGCAAAGAATCTGCCCTCGCCATGAGAAACAGGAACAACTAATTCGCTTCCAACAGGTATATTATAAAGCCAAGGAGAATTATTTGATACTACCTTTGTTGTAACCATTTGGGAAATATGCCTTCCTATTTTGTTGAATGTAAGAGTAGGGGAGTTCTCTGTAATGTTTCCTATTTTTCCATAAGGAAGAAGTCCAGATTTTATTAATGCCTGAAAACCGTTACATATACCTAAAACAAGCCCATCTCTTTCTAATAATTTATGTATAGAAGTTTTTATTTTTTCATTTGTAAGTATTGCAGAAATAAACTTTCCAGAACCGTCTGGTTCATCTGCAGCACTAAATCCGCCAGGTATCATAAATATTTGAGAGTTATCTATTTTTTTAGACATCTCTTCTATTGATTCTTTTATATATTCTGGTTTTATATTTCTAAATACAAATATATCAGTGCAAGCTCCTGCATCAGAAAACGCTTTTTGAGTGTCATATTCGCAGTTTGTACCTAAAAATGAAGCTATTAAAACATTAGGTTTAGCTTTTTTATTTTTGCATATAAAAGGAGTTTTTCTCTCATAAATAGCTAGCGTGTAAGTTTCTATTTCTTCATTAGTTTTGTAAGGAAATACACTTGATAATTTTTCAAGCCATGATTTTTCTATTTCTTCTAAGTCTATAACTTCACCGCATACTTTTATTTTGTATTCGTTAATAGTTTTTCCTATTAGAATAGCATTTTTATAATTTAATTCTTCTTTAGTTTCTACTATAAATGAAGCAGGCATAAGATTAAAGAAGTAAAGCTCATCTTTTATGTCAACGCCTATTCTGTTACCAAAAGACATTTTTGTTAAAGCCTCAGCAATACCTCCAAATTTAATAGTGTATGCGGATAATATTTTTTTGTCTTTTATATTTTGATGTAAGAAGTCAAAGTTTTCTTTTATCTCTTCTATATTAGGCATATAATTTTCTTTCATATTATGCTTTATTAAGTAAACATAATTATTAGCAGATTTGAACTCTGGAGAAATTACATCATTACTGTCAATAGCTGCTACTGCAAATGATATTAAAGTAGAAGGCACAGATATATTATTAAAAGTACCGCTCATAGAATCCTTTCCTCCTATAGCTGGTATATCAAACTCTGTCTGAGCATATATTGTACCAAGTAATGCAGAATAAACCTTTCCCCATTTTTTAGCGTCATTGCCTAACTTTTCAAAATATTCTTGGAATGATAATCTTATATTTTTATAATTTACTCCAACAGAAACGAGTTTTGACATAGATTCTATTACAGAGTATATTCCGCCATGAAACTCTGACCATTTCATAATAGAAGGATTATACCCCCAAGTAATAGCAGAAGCCGTATTTATTTCTTTAGCATTGTTATCGAATATTGGTATTTTTTGAATGCTTACATCACTTGGAGTCATTTGATATTTTCCGCCGAAAGGCATTAACACTGTAGAAGCTCCTATTGATGAGTCAAACATTTCTACTAAACCTTTTTGAGAAGCAACATTTAAATCCTCTATCATATTAAACCAATGCGATTTTAAAGAGCATGCATTTTTTGTACTAAAAGGATTATTTTCAAAATCAATATTTTTTAATACTGCATTAGTTTCCTGTTTAGCTCCGTTGGTATCTAAAAACTTACGGCTTATATCTACAATTTTTTTGCCTTTTAAGTACATCACAAGTCTGTTAGTGTCAGTTATTACAGCAACCTTTGTAGCTTCAATATTTTCATCATTAGCTAATTTTATAAACTTATCAGCATCTTTACTTTCAACTACAACAGCCATTCTCTCTTGAGATTCTGATATTGCTAGTTCAGTACCATTTAATCCTAAATATTTTACAGGAAGTACATCAAGATTAATGTCTATTCCATCAGACAATTCTCCAATAGCAACTGAAACTCCGCCAGCACCAAAATCATTACATTTTTTTATTAATTTTGTAACCTCTTTATTTCTAAATAATCTCTGTATTTTTCTCTCTTCTGGGGCATTACCCTTTTGTACTTCAGCACCGCATAGTCTTAAAGATGTGTCAGTATGGCTTTTTGATGAACCTGTAGCTCCTCCGCATCCATCTCTTCCTGTTCTTCCGCCAAGCACTATAACAATATCGCCTGATTTTGGTTTTTCTCTTCTTACATAGCTTACCGGAACAGCTCCTACAACTGCCCCTACTTCAAGTCTTTTTGCTTTATATCCTTCATCGTATATTTCATTAACCAAACAAGTTGTAAGCCCTATTTGGTTTCCATAGGAAGAATATCCAGCAGCTGCTGTAGTAGTAATTTTCTTTTGAGGAAGTTTTCCAGCCAAAGTATCTTCTAATTTTTCTAAGGGGTTTGCACTTCCTGTAACTCTTATAGCCTGATATACATAGCTTCTTCCAGAGAGAGGATCTCTTATAGCACCTCCCAAACAAGTAGAAGCTCCCCCGAAAGGTTCAATCTCTGTAGGGTGATTATGAGTTTCATTTTTAAACATTAATAAATATTTTTCTATTTTATTATTGCCATTTTCATCTACAGCATCAACATCTATATAGATAGAACATGCATTTATCTCATCTGAAATCTCTAAATCTTCAAGTTTGCCTTTTTTCTTTATATATTTTGCTGATATTGTTGCCATGTCCATTAAGTTAATATCTCTTTTACTGTCAGCATCTTCACCGTAAAGCTCTTTTCTCATTTCATAGTATCTGTTAATGGCATTAAGTACCACTTCTGCAAAATTACTTTTATTATTTTCTTTTAATGCATCTTCCAACTGCACATCATTAATTTTTGTCATAAATGTTGTGTGTCTGCAGTGATCTGACCAATATGTATCAAGAACTTTTATTTCTGTTTCTGTCGGGTTTCTTTTCTCTTCGTTTTTGAAATAATTCTGTACGAACTCTATATCTTTATATGTCATAGCCAAATCAAGATTATTTCTATACTCTGCTAATTCTTCACTGTTAAAACTAATAAAGTTTTCTACATCTTTTATATCATCAGCCTTTTGAGATTCTTCTATTTCTAATTTGCTTAAATCTTTTTCTCTGCTTTCAACGGGGTTAATATAGAATTTTTTTATTTTTTCTATAGTGCTTTCATCAATATTTCCTTCAAAAACTATAACCTTACCGCTTACTATAGAAACATTTTCAATATTGTTATATATTAGTTTAAGGCATTGAACTGCTGAATCTGCCCTTTGGTCAAACTGCCCTGGTAAATATTCTACTGCAAAATATTTTAAGTGTTCAAAATCTTTTTTTTCAACTATTTGATCAGTAGGAGGCTCTGAAAATATTACTTTAATAGAGTTTTGTAACTGGCTTTCTTCTATGTTAAATATATCATAAACATTGAGAAGTCTTACACTAGATTTTATTTTAAAATTTTCTTTTAATTGATTTTCTAATCTTTTAGCTTCCAAATTAAAGCCGTCTTTTTTTTCTATAAAGATACGATAATTCATTGATACTATTTCCTAATTAATTTTTTAATATAATGATTATATATCCAATGCTTATTATATCAATAGTTTTGAAAAGTGATTTTTATTATAATTATTTCTATTAAAATAAATTCTTAATAATTTTTAATCGATAGTTCATTATTTTTTACTGTAATTACTCATATAAAAAGAAAATGACTATTTTTAATTTTTATATTAATGTTATAATAATATAAGAATTTTGTTATGAGGCTATAACATGAAAATATCTCATATTGCTGTTTGGGTTAAAGATTTAGAGAGTATTAAAAATTTTTATATTAAGTATTTTAACTGTAAATGCAATGATAAATATATTAATGAGAAGAAAGGTTTTGAATCATATTTTCTAACATTTGAAGATAACTGCCGATTGGAAATAATGACTAGAAAGGATATAAAGAATAGAAACACTAATGATGATATATACGGTTTTGCTCATATTGCAGTATCTGTTGGAAGTAAAGAAAAAGTTGACAGCCTCACAAAAGAATTAGAGAGTGACGGATTTAAAATCGCATCATATCCAAGAACAACAGGCGACGGATATTATGAGAGCGTAATACTTGATAATGAAAATAATAAAATAGAAATAACAATATAAGGAGATAAAAATGAAAAATATATACTTCTTTATCTTTTGCTTACTAATGGGCTTTATTATTAACTCATGCTATGATAAAACATCGCATAAAATAAAAGTTTATCATAATGGTAATATACTCACTATGAAAGGAGATGAGGCTTCTTATGCTAAGGCTATTGAAGTAAGAGATAATACTATTATGAAGGTAGCCTATACAGAAGAAGATAAAAAGAGTTTAATAAATAATGTATATGCTGAAATAGTAGACTTGAATGGTAAAACTTTAATGCCTTCTTTTATAGATGCACATAGTCATATGGTGAGATTTGCTCAGTCGCTTACTACAGTAGATTTGACAGGATCTACTAATATGCTTGAGATTGCTCAGAAAATTACTAATTATATAGAAGTTAATAAATTAAAACCAGATGCTTGGGTAGTTGGTTTCGGATATGATAATAATTTACTGCCAAATAAAAAAAATCCAGACAGAGATGATTTAGATAAAATTTCTACTACTCATCCAATATTTATAACTCATGCTTCTGGACATGTCGGAGCTATGAATTCAAAGGCACTAGAAGAGTTTGGAGTTAATGAAAATACTCCAGATATACCCGGAGGTGTGATAGCAAGATATCCTAACAGCAGAAAACCTACAGGATATATGGAAGAGGCAGCATTTATGCATTATGCACAAAGTATCAAATTTTCTTTTACAGATGAGGACTTGATGAACTTTATCAATCAGGCAGAAGATGTTTATTTGGGATACGGTATTACAACAGCACAGGATGCTTTAATTTCTACGGCAGAATTTCCTCTTATAAATAATATGATAACTAATAACAGATTTAGAATTGATGTTATAGGTTTTATAGATTTGAAAAATTCTTATTCATTAGCAAAAACCAATAGTGATATGATAGGAAATTACAAAAACAGATTTAAAATAGGAGGATATAAAATATTTTTAGACGGTTCTCCTCAGGCAAAGACAGCATGGCTTGAACAGCCTTATGTAAGCGGTCCTGCAAGATATAGAGGATATGGAATATATAGTAATAGCGATGTAGAAAAATTTGTAGAAACTGCATTAGATGATAAAATGCAGCTTCAGGCTCATTGTAACGGTGATGCAGCAGCAGATCAGTATATCAATGCATTCAGTAATGTTATGATAAAAAGAAATACTACTAATAATTACAGAGCAGTTTTAGTACATAGCCAAATAATAAGAGAAGAACAATATACTTCTATGTCAAACCTTAATATTATACCTTCTATATTTGTAGCACATGTATATTATTGGGGAGATGTTCATTTGGCAAATTTAGGTATGGAAAGAGCTTCTCAGATTAGTGCTTCAAAAACAGCATTAAATAATAATTTGTGCTTCACATATCATCAGGACACACCTGTTATCAAACCTAATATGCTTGAAACTATTTGGTGTGCTGTTAATAGGATTACAAGAGACGGAGTATTACTAGGCGAAAATCAGAAGGTTACTCCTTATGAGGCTTTAAAGGCTATAACTATTAATGCTGCTTATCAAAATAAAGAAGAAGATATAAAAGGAACTATTGAAGAGGGTAAATTTGCAGATTTGGTGATATTAAGCGATAATCCTCTAACATGCGATCCTGTAAAAATAAAAGATATAGAAGTGCTTGAAACTATAAAAGAAGGAAAAACTTTATATACAAAAAAATCTGAATTATAAATTGATTAAACAAAATAAAATTATAAATTACTGCATTTTTTATAAAAATAAATGCAGTAATTTTTTATATATTATGTTTTTCTAATTCTATAATTTTTCTAATCTTAGCAAAATAAATTATATATATAATCACCGTAGATATTAAAATAGCAATTACAAATCTTAAAGTTATGTTCAAAAGTGTAACCTCATATAGTCCTTTTAAATACAAAATGAAATATAGTATATTAAAAAAAGTATTAACTATAAAAGACTGAAAAAGAATATATTTAATTTGTCCTATAGCGTACAATAAATTAGATATGATATTATAATATGCATAGAATATATAAAAAGTAAAAAGTATCATAATCAATGACATAACAGATTCAAGATTTTGATCATTCATTATATACTTTATGAAATATTTGTATGTAGGTATTAATGCTATACATATAATAGATTTATTTGTTATAGATATAAATCATAAAATATTAACGATGTATTGACATCAATATTTTTATTTATAAAATTTTTCTAAATAAAATAAAAACTAATATTTATTAATTATTGCTTAATAATAAAAATAGAGTATAAAATTTGATTTTTGAGATTTTTTTTACTATACTTGAGTTATCATGCATTACTTAGTTTTCTATGAATCAGCTTATTCTTTAAGCTTCTTTAGAAACAAGTCAAATCATATAACAAATAATAATCTATTACATCAAAATAATTTCTGTTACCAAAGGAGGAATGTTTATGGGAAAAATTTATAACCCAGAAAGTATTCGTAATGTTGCACTTTTAGGACATGTGGGAAGCGGTAAAACTAGTTTGAATGAAGCCTTACTCTATAGAGCTAAATCTATAGATAAAAAAGGTGAAATCGAAAGAGGAACTACAGTCAGTGATTATACAGACGAAGAAATCAAGCAAAAAATGTCCATAAGAACTTCTTTAAGTTTGATAGAATGGAAGGAGCATAAAATTAATTTGCTGGACATTCCTGGGTCTGGTGATTTCAGCGGTGAGATTAACCCTGCTTTAAGAGTAGCTGAATCATGCATAGTTGTTATAGATGCAGAATTCGGAATACAAATAGAAACAGAAAAACATTGGCAGATGGCTAATAGTTTCAGAAGACCTAGAATAGTATTTATCAATAAAATAGATAAAGAAATGGTTGATCATAAAGCTTTATTAGAAAAAATCGAAAATAACTTTAAAGAACCTCCTGTAGTTCCTATACAAATTCCTATGGGTAACGGTAAAGATTTTAAAGGTATAATAGATGTTATTTATCATAAAGCATATTTCAGAGATGATCATGGAAAAATAGTAGAGGCAGAAATACCTGAAGAATATTATGAAGAGTACAGGACAACCCGCGATAGATTAAAAGAATTAGTATGCGAAGTTGATGACGGACTTATGGAAAGATACTTAGACGGCGGCAAATTTACAGATGAAGAATATATAGAAGCTCTAACAAAATCTATACTTCAATATAAAGTAGTACCTATTTTATTTGGAACTTCTATAAGAGATATAGGTATGGGAGCAGTTCTTGATACCATAATAAGATATATGCCTTCGCCTTCTTATGTACCTGTTACAGACGGCACAGACCTTCTCACTAATGAACCTGCAACAAGAAGCATATTGGGTGATAATAATCCTTTCGCTGCCTTTGTATTCAAAACTACTATAGATCAATATGCCGGAAGAATATCTTTCTTTAAAGTTCGTTCAGGAAGTATAAAAAGCGGCGATGAAATATATAATTCCAGAACAAGTAAAAAAGAAAAAGTATCTCATATATATATGGCTAGAGGAAAAAAACAAATAGAAAGCGATACTATTACAGCAGGAGATATAGGAGTATTAGCAAAACTTTCAGACTGCAGAACAGGTGATACTATAAGTTCTCCGTCTGCTCCATTCCAATTCTTACCGCTTAAAGTACCTCAGCCTATATACTTTACCGCTATTAAAATACTCAAAAATGATATAAAAGCTCTTGAAGTTCTTGATACTATTGCTCAGGAAGATTTAACTTTCCATGTAGAGTATGACAGTGAAACTAAAGAAACTATTATTAAAGCTATGGGTGCTTTACAGGTAAAATTAGCATTGGAGAGAGTAGTATCTCTTACTAAAGCTGAAATAGAACAAAGTGTTCCTAGAGTAGCATACAGAGAAACTATAAGAAAGAAAGCTCAGGCACAATACAGACATAAAAAACAATCCGGAGGAAGCGGACAGTTCGGAGAAGTTCATCTAGAAGTAGAACCTCTTCCTAGAGACGGCGGTTATGAATTTGTTAATGATATATTTGGAGGAGCCATACCTAAACAATATATACCGGGAGTAGAAAAAGGTATACAAGATGCTATGGCACAGGGACCTTTGGGAAGATATCCTATGGTAGATATAAAAGTAAGACTTTTTGACGGTAAATACCATGATGTAGATTCTAATGAATTGTCATTTAGAATAGCAGGTTCTATGGCAGCAAAAGAAGCGTTCAAAAATGCAAGCCCTGTATTATTAGAGCCTATTATGAAAGTTACAGTTTATGTGCCTGAGGAGTTTACAGGTGCTATAATGAATGAACTTACAGGTAAAAGAGGAAAAATTTTGGGTATGGAAGCAGCATCAAATACTATACAGATGATTAAAGCTGAAGTTCCATTATCTGAAATGCTTACTTACTCTATAGAAATGAAAGCATCTACTTCAGGAAAAGGTACTTTTGAAATGGAACATTCCCACTATCAAGAGCTTACAGGACCTTTAGCCGATAAGGTTATAGAGGAAAGAAAAGCATTGCTTGGCAGCGGAGAGTAATAATTAGAGGTAATGTATATAAAAATAAAGTTGATATTTTTTATATACTATCATATAATATTAGAATATGTATAAAACTAGGAGATTGTATGCTCAAAATAATTGACAAAATCACAAAAGAACATGTATTTGAAGATTTGGAATCAAAAGACAAAGAATCACTTTTTAGAGCGTTAAGTGAAAAAATTGCACCAGTTGCTTCTGCTTCTGCAGATGCTATATTCGATGCATTCAAAAAACGTGAAGATGAATACACTACTAACATTGGAAATGGGGTTGCTGTTCCTCATGGAAGAATACAAGGTTATGGAAAAACTGATATATTTGTTGGTTTCTTAAAAGATGAAATTAACTATGATTCAGATTCTGATGAAAAAAGTCCTGTTAAACTTGTATTTGCAATACTTTCCGATCTTGATAACCCGCAGGATTACCTTCTTAACCTTTCTCAAATTTTCTTCTTGGTAAATCAAAAAGAAATACTTGATAAAGTTATGGCTACTAAAAGCTATGATGAACTTGCTTCTGTTTTAGAATCATTCAAAAAATTAGATGAAAAATTTGAAGCTGAAAAACAAATTAAATTCTTAATTGAACTTGAAAGAGCTGAAATACAAATTAAAGCCTATGAACTTTACAGCTCTACTCACTCTCAGCAAAAATCTGATGTTGTTTTAGAAGAGTATAAAAAATACAAAGACACTATATTAAGCAAAATTGATGTTGCTGTATTAGAAAATTACAAAAGAATTAAAGAAAATAAAGGTGAAGCCCTAGCTAAAATAGAAAATTATAAATGCAGTGCTTGTAATGTTGCTATACCTAAAATGACTGTTAATGAAGTTAGAAGACAAAATCAAATTATTATGTGTTTCCACTGCGGAAGAATATTATTCACTACTGACTGATAACATTAATGATAAATAATTTATTAAAAATATGGACAGCTAAAAGAAATACTTTTATAATACTTCTTTTAGCTTTCCTTTATATTTCATGTTCGCCTAATAAACCTAGCTCAAGCATTTCTGAGTTTTATAACTACCCTAATCCCTTTTCGCCTTCTAATGGTGAGAATACTACATATAAAGTATCTATTAAAAGCGGTGAAATTATAAGTGCTAAAGTGGAAATATATTCTCAAAATGGTGATTTAATGGATTCAAAAGATTTAATTATTGATGCTTCAAAAAAAACAGCTGCTTGTATATGGTCTGGACTTGATAAAAATGGTAAA contains:
- a CDS encoding M20 metallopeptidase family protein; protein product: MEELDLIKNKIKSIKKELISIRRDMHSNPELSNEEFRTMELISKYLTSHNIRHRTKSAGTGIIADIDGIDKKFTVAFRADIDALPIEDLKHCDYSSKNKGVCHACGHDVHTAINMGIANIFSNSTDNKEKIIPPCNVRLIFQPAEETTGGAFRMIKDNALENVNVIYGIHVSSNADIGYIQINDNIVNASCLDFIIKVYGRSSHGANPSGGVDAIVIASKIINDLQTVISRNIAAEDSAVITVGTINGGTATNIICDYVEMTGTIRALKEGIMEKVKLRIKKMIKFIANSFDGDAEFIETVYFASLVNWKEASNIVRENASKLLGENKVLELSPSLGSEDFSFFVQNKPGAFFYLGARNEKKGIVYKAHNGLFDVDENCIEIGLMLQIMNLYKSYLEKDLFYIGKERN
- a CDS encoding Cof-type HAD-IIB family hydrolase; amino-acid sequence: MHISDIAKEKIKLIAADLDGTLLNSNKEISEYNQKIIKKLINKYNIDFILSSGRPYEGIKNYNEILENNNLSIIFNGASIADNDGNIIFRKTLDEEASKQIIELSKKYDVCLHVYDNGKYIVSKENFPIKSYVQIENKVNVIAGLENINDYRFDKMLILGERDILEKLKEEIDSLNCVHTCFSGTLFLEAVNKEANKGNALKKICEIKKIDIKDTIAFGDNFNDIEMIEYSGIGVAMGNAEENVKQKADYIALSNEEDGVGKFLSSIFSI
- a CDS encoding FkbM family methyltransferase; the protein is MDIKTINNFLWWVPFKEIRNYLKNAVNENVYLNNKYSFLKNIIEINNNIKFKSQYDQDFLVYEYFNGKKNGFFIDIGAHNGEWINNTYIFEKLGWNGICIEADPDNFELLKKNRKCYTYNFAIDSENSDSIKFIRSKVDALNVLEKHCSDEHAKRIKSEAKIDNLEYINIKSITFNDLMKNYHSEIKHIDFLSLDIEGGELDILKTIDFNTYSFGLLTIENNEKENTLIDFMKTKGYKVLIDIGCDILFVKE
- a CDS encoding phosphoribosylformylglycinamidine synthase, encoding MNYRIFIEKKDGFNLEAKRLENQLKENFKIKSSVRLLNVYDIFNIEESQLQNSIKVIFSEPPTDQIVEKKDFEHLKYFAVEYLPGQFDQRADSAVQCLKLIYNNIENVSIVSGKVIVFEGNIDESTIEKIKKFYINPVESREKDLSKLEIEESQKADDIKDVENFISFNSEELAEYRNNLDLAMTYKDIEFVQNYFKNEEKRNPTETEIKVLDTYWSDHCRHTTFMTKINDVQLEDALKENNKSNFAEVVLNAINRYYEMRKELYGEDADSKRDINLMDMATISAKYIKKKGKLEDLEISDEINACSIYIDVDAVDENGNNKIEKYLLMFKNETHNHPTEIEPFGGASTCLGGAIRDPLSGRSYVYQAIRVTGSANPLEKLEDTLAGKLPQKKITTTAAAGYSSYGNQIGLTTCLVNEIYDEGYKAKRLEVGAVVGAVPVSYVRREKPKSGDIVIVLGGRTGRDGCGGATGSSKSHTDTSLRLCGAEVQKGNAPEERKIQRLFRNKEVTKLIKKCNDFGAGGVSVAIGELSDGIDINLDVLPVKYLGLNGTELAISESQERMAVVVESKDADKFIKLANDENIEATKVAVITDTNRLVMYLKGKKIVDISRKFLDTNGAKQETNAVLKNIDFENNPFSTKNACSLKSHWFNMIEDLNVASQKGLVEMFDSSIGASTVLMPFGGKYQMTPSDVSIQKIPIFDNNAKEINTASAITWGYNPSIMKWSEFHGGIYSVIESMSKLVSVGVNYKNIRLSFQEYFEKLGNDAKKWGKVYSALLGTIYAQTEFDIPAIGGKDSMSGTFNNISVPSTLISFAVAAIDSNDVISPEFKSANNYVYLIKHNMKENYMPNIEEIKENFDFLHQNIKDKKILSAYTIKFGGIAEALTKMSFGNRIGVDIKDELYFFNLMPASFIVETKEELNYKNAILIGKTINEYKIKVCGEVIDLEEIEKSWLEKLSSVFPYKTNEEIETYTLAIYERKTPFICKNKKAKPNVLIASFLGTNCEYDTQKAFSDAGACTDIFVFRNIKPEYIKESIEEMSKKIDNSQIFMIPGGFSAADEPDGSGKFISAILTNEKIKTSIHKLLERDGLVLGICNGFQALIKSGLLPYGKIGNITENSPTLTFNKIGRHISQMVTTKVVSNNSPWLYNIPVGSELVVPVSHGEGRFFADENIIKELIKKGQVATQYVNFESEPTNEFRFNPNGSAYAIEGIISEDGKVLGKMGHSERYSNNLYKNIITKDIYNIFENGVNYFK
- a CDS encoding VOC family protein, which produces MKISHIAVWVKDLESIKNFYIKYFNCKCNDKYINEKKGFESYFLTFEDNCRLEIMTRKDIKNRNTNDDIYGFAHIAVSVGSKEKVDSLTKELESDGFKIASYPRTTGDGYYESVILDNENNKIEITI